The following proteins are co-located in the candidate division WOR-3 bacterium genome:
- a CDS encoding OadG family protein has translation MVNFSGILNSATEGALSPGMLAIVGMLVVFIGLVLLQFFVNIFHSILLGIEAKENKKRAKKIRDGEQNTNVSKEEAVAIALALDIYHRKFMAEHDYILTLKKYTKNVTPWKTGNMNGFPNVFKKSWR, from the coding sequence ATGGTAAATTTTTCTGGTATCTTAAATTCAGCCACAGAAGGCGCCCTTTCGCCGGGAATGCTCGCTATCGTGGGTATGTTGGTCGTCTTTATCGGTCTGGTACTCCTTCAATTTTTCGTCAACATCTTTCATTCCATACTCCTGGGCATTGAAGCAAAGGAGAATAAAAAACGAGCCAAAAAGATAAGAGACGGAGAACAAAACACTAACGTTTCAAAAGAAGAAGCTGTCGCGATAGCTCTCGCGCTCGATATCTATCATAGAAAATTTATGGCTGAACATGATTATATTTTGACTTTAAAGAAATACACAAAAAACGTCACTCCCTGGAAAACAGGAAACATGAACGGTTTCCCTAATGTTTTCAAGAAATCCTGGAGGTAG